In one Parageobacillus genomosp. 1 genomic region, the following are encoded:
- the trmD gene encoding tRNA (guanosine(37)-N1)-methyltransferase TrmD, which translates to MRIDILTLFPNMFTGVLNESILKKAQEKKAVSLNVINFRDFADNKHKTVDDYPYGGGAGMVLKPQPIFDAVHHVTKDSPHPRIILLCPQGERYTQKKAEELAKEEHLVLICGHYEGYDERIREYLVTDEISIGDYVLTGGELGAMVIVDSVVRLLPGVLGNEASPVHDSFSSGLLEYPQYTRPADFRGMKVPDVLLSGNHRLIEEWREQQSLKRTFLRRPDLLENYPLTEKQKRWLEQWKKEKR; encoded by the coding sequence ATGAGAATCGATATATTAACGTTATTTCCAAATATGTTTACAGGCGTGTTGAATGAGTCGATTTTGAAAAAAGCACAAGAGAAAAAGGCTGTTTCGCTTAATGTGATTAATTTTCGCGATTTCGCGGATAACAAGCATAAAACAGTGGATGATTATCCGTATGGCGGCGGAGCGGGAATGGTATTAAAGCCGCAGCCGATTTTTGACGCTGTCCATCATGTCACAAAAGATTCCCCGCATCCGCGCATCATTTTGCTTTGCCCGCAAGGTGAGCGCTATACGCAAAAAAAGGCGGAAGAGCTGGCGAAAGAGGAGCATTTGGTGCTCATTTGCGGCCATTATGAAGGCTATGATGAGCGCATTCGCGAATATTTAGTGACAGATGAAATTTCCATTGGAGACTACGTATTAACAGGCGGAGAACTAGGAGCGATGGTCATCGTGGACAGCGTTGTTCGTTTGCTTCCCGGTGTGCTTGGCAACGAAGCTTCCCCTGTTCATGATTCGTTCAGCTCAGGACTTTTGGAGTACCCACAGTATACGCGTCCCGCTGATTTCCGCGGCATGAAAGTCCCTGATGTGCTTTTGTCGGGCAATCATCGCCTGATCGAAGAATGGCGGGAGCAACAATCGCTAAAGCGTACGTTTTTGCGCCGCCCTGATTTATTGGAAAACTATCCGTTAACGGAAAAACAAAAACGATGGCTTGAACAGTGGAAAAAAGAGAAACGGTAA
- the ylqF gene encoding ribosome biogenesis GTPase YlqF: MHMTIQWFPGHMAKAKREVQEKLKLIDIVFELLDARIPLSSRNPMIHEILGNKPRIVLLNKADMADETVTEQWIAYFERQQLRALAIDAQTGTGIRQIVSTAKEMLKDKFAKMAAKGIKNPRPMRALIVGIPNVGKSTLINRLAGKNIAKTGDKPGVTKAQQWIKVGKEMELLDTPGILWPKFEDEEVGLKLAATGAIKDTILNLQDVAVYALNFLKEHYPERLKERYSLDDIPEEMVALFDAIGKRRGCLVSGGAVDYDKVAEIVLHDIRTEKLGRISFESPTA, translated from the coding sequence ATGCACATGACGATTCAATGGTTTCCCGGCCATATGGCGAAAGCGAAACGGGAAGTACAAGAAAAATTAAAATTAATCGATATCGTGTTCGAATTGCTCGATGCCCGTATTCCGCTGTCATCGAGAAATCCGATGATTCATGAAATTCTCGGCAACAAGCCGCGCATCGTTTTACTAAATAAAGCGGATATGGCTGATGAGACGGTGACGGAGCAATGGATTGCCTATTTCGAACGGCAGCAGTTGCGTGCGCTGGCGATCGATGCGCAAACAGGCACGGGAATTAGGCAAATTGTATCGACAGCAAAGGAAATGTTGAAAGACAAATTTGCGAAAATGGCGGCAAAAGGAATTAAAAACCCGCGGCCGATGCGCGCGTTGATCGTCGGCATACCCAATGTGGGGAAATCAACGCTTATCAATCGGCTTGCCGGCAAAAATATCGCGAAAACGGGCGATAAGCCGGGAGTGACAAAAGCGCAGCAATGGATTAAAGTCGGCAAGGAAATGGAGCTTTTGGATACGCCGGGAATTTTATGGCCTAAATTTGAGGATGAAGAGGTCGGCTTGAAACTGGCTGCGACCGGTGCGATCAAAGATACGATTTTAAATTTGCAGGATGTGGCGGTATACGCGCTAAACTTTTTGAAGGAACATTATCCGGAACGGTTGAAGGAACGATATTCGCTCGATGATATTCCTGAAGAAATGGTGGCATTGTTCGATGCGATCGGCAAGCGGCGCGGCTGTCTCGTGAGCGGCGGAGCGGTTGATTACGACAAGGTAGCGGAAATTGTGCTTCATGACATTCGCACCGAAAAACTAGGAAGAATTAGCTTCGAATCTCCAACTGCATAA
- the rplS gene encoding 50S ribosomal protein L19 has translation MHHLIQEITKEQLRTDLPDFRPGDTVRVHVKVVEGNRERIQVFEGVVIKRRGAGISETFTVRKVSYGVGVERTFPVHTPKIAKLEIVRRGKVRRAKLYYLRQLRGKAARIKEKTVQ, from the coding sequence ATGCATCATTTAATCCAAGAAATCACGAAAGAACAATTGCGGACTGATTTGCCAGACTTCCGCCCTGGCGATACGGTGCGCGTTCACGTGAAAGTTGTCGAAGGAAACCGTGAACGTATCCAAGTGTTTGAAGGCGTAGTAATTAAACGCCGCGGTGCTGGCATCAGCGAAACATTTACCGTCCGCAAAGTGTCTTACGGGGTTGGCGTAGAGCGCACGTTCCCAGTGCATACGCCGAAAATCGCGAAGTTAGAAATTGTTCGCCGCGGTAAAGTACGCCGTGCGAAATTGTACTACTTGCGTCAACTTCGCGGTAAAGCAGCACGCATTAAAGAAAAAACGGTTCAATAA
- the lepB gene encoding signal peptidase I translates to METKKSELKEWMKAIVIAVLLAGGIRYFIFAPIIVDGQSMMPTLHNHDRMIVNKLSYKIGTPHRFDIVVFHAEEGKDYIKRVIGLPGDHIEYKNDTLYVNGKPYEEPYLEEYKKQVVDGPLTEPFTLEEITGRKTVPEGHLFVMGDNRRFSKDSRHIGFIPMDKIVGKASIVYWPLSDARIVK, encoded by the coding sequence ATGGAAACGAAAAAAAGCGAATTGAAGGAATGGATGAAAGCAATCGTGATTGCCGTGTTGCTGGCGGGAGGCATTCGTTATTTTATTTTCGCGCCGATTATTGTCGACGGCCAGTCAATGATGCCAACCCTGCACAATCACGACCGTATGATTGTCAATAAGCTCTCTTATAAAATCGGTACGCCTCATCGTTTTGACATTGTTGTTTTTCATGCCGAAGAGGGAAAAGACTATATTAAGCGGGTCATCGGCTTGCCCGGCGACCATATTGAATACAAAAACGATACGCTATATGTAAACGGAAAGCCGTACGAGGAACCGTACCTAGAAGAATATAAAAAACAAGTGGTCGATGGTCCATTGACCGAACCGTTTACTTTAGAGGAAATTACCGGCCGGAAGACAGTACCGGAAGGCCATCTGTTTGTGATGGGCGATAACCGCCGTTTTAGCAAAGATAGCCGCCATATTGGGTTTATCCCAATGGACAAAATTGTTGGCAAGGCCAGCATCGTCTATTGGCCGCTGTCTGACGCACGGATTGTGAAATAA
- a CDS encoding EscU/YscU/HrcU family type III secretion system export apparatus switch protein, producing the protein MKNEKKQVVALSYDANVHEAPVVVAKGKGYVAEAIIAAAKQHGIPIQEDPSLVQLLSELEVNEMIPEDLYALVAELFAFIYRLDRQAKKE; encoded by the coding sequence ATGAAAAACGAAAAAAAGCAGGTGGTAGCTCTTTCCTATGACGCGAACGTGCACGAGGCACCGGTGGTAGTGGCGAAAGGAAAAGGATACGTCGCGGAAGCAATCATTGCCGCGGCCAAACAGCACGGCATTCCGATCCAGGAAGATCCGTCCCTTGTCCAATTATTAAGCGAATTGGAAGTCAATGAAATGATTCCCGAAGATTTATATGCCCTTGTTGCCGAATTGTTTGCTTTTATTTATCGTTTAGACCGGCAGGCAAAAAAGGAATAA
- a CDS encoding ABC transporter substrate-binding protein: MERIDKTLPVSPAPDATYHRFRHGQVIVGKIESIQEETQKGKTALVRVGEQLVAARLQTSLQAGDSYLFEVKNENGEIYWKPIAKQSKSHLPSSIQNDEAAQYLLQKWKLPKDLYPLLLFALAEKIPITKEELISIASLVETLEHKKEGLSVLGYMLAQRLPLTKDIFFSLLAVKTNPPLFQQLQYVESRLASLPPHQPEPVEALRRYIQQMFHTPAHAYESLVKLLQSLQQQEPNAALQLLNRLGVVSVSEIAADELAKLQAAMEKRDFAQVKQQLQLLFAPFDEQAFLERFQAAFVSYQAGLLPDEEQRLFSAALADTDIALSMFHLLKQSLLKLGFSDEAKIRRALKTNTFHEAAFSSLKSLLLQALEDVNDPVLKEQLQTLLHHINGQQLLSDIEGPIQHLFVQIPFQLGQQHTDVTIYWQGKREKDGKIDPNYCHIVFCLFLDHLKETVVDVRVQQRIVHISVFNPDPRLPELANALQPLLKERLAAHGYTLSALKVEAPAAKKTLMPIDAAFDKRYSEVDYRI; encoded by the coding sequence ATGGAGCGCATCGACAAAACTTTACCCGTTTCTCCTGCCCCTGATGCCACCTATCACCGTTTTCGCCACGGACAGGTGATTGTCGGAAAAATTGAAAGCATACAAGAAGAGACACAGAAAGGAAAAACAGCGCTTGTACGCGTCGGCGAGCAGCTCGTTGCCGCGCGCCTGCAAACTTCGTTACAAGCTGGGGATTCTTACTTGTTTGAAGTAAAGAACGAAAATGGCGAAATTTATTGGAAACCGATCGCCAAACAGTCGAAGAGCCATCTGCCGTCTTCCATCCAAAACGATGAAGCGGCGCAATATTTGCTGCAAAAATGGAAGCTGCCAAAAGATTTATATCCGCTTTTGCTTTTTGCGTTGGCGGAAAAAATACCGATTACGAAAGAAGAACTGATTTCTATCGCTTCGTTAGTAGAGACGCTCGAACATAAAAAAGAGGGGTTATCTGTTTTGGGATATATGTTGGCCCAGCGCCTCCCGTTGACAAAAGATATTTTCTTTTCTCTGCTTGCGGTAAAAACGAATCCGCCGCTTTTTCAGCAGTTGCAATACGTTGAAAGCCGCCTCGCTTCACTGCCGCCGCACCAGCCGGAGCCGGTCGAGGCGCTGCGCCGCTACATTCAGCAAATGTTCCACACGCCGGCTCACGCCTATGAAAGCCTTGTCAAATTGCTGCAATCACTACAGCAGCAGGAGCCAAACGCGGCGTTGCAATTGTTGAACAGGCTGGGGGTGGTGTCCGTGTCGGAAATTGCCGCAGACGAGCTAGCCAAACTGCAAGCGGCGATGGAAAAAAGAGATTTCGCGCAAGTCAAGCAGCAACTGCAGCTATTATTCGCTCCATTTGATGAACAAGCGTTTCTAGAACGATTTCAAGCCGCTTTTGTCTCTTATCAGGCCGGTTTGCTTCCGGATGAGGAACAGCGGCTTTTTTCTGCGGCGTTGGCTGACACTGATATTGCGTTATCGATGTTTCATCTGCTAAAACAATCGTTGCTAAAGCTTGGGTTTAGCGATGAAGCGAAAATTCGCCGCGCGTTAAAAACAAACACTTTCCATGAGGCGGCGTTTTCATCATTAAAGTCGCTTCTTTTGCAAGCGTTAGAAGATGTGAATGATCCGGTATTAAAAGAACAGCTGCAAACGCTTCTGCACCATATTAATGGCCAGCAGTTGCTATCGGACATCGAAGGGCCCATCCAGCATCTATTTGTACAAATTCCGTTTCAGCTCGGCCAGCAGCACACGGATGTCACGATTTATTGGCAAGGAAAAAGAGAAAAAGATGGAAAAATCGATCCTAATTACTGCCATATTGTGTTTTGCTTATTTCTTGATCACTTAAAAGAAACCGTTGTCGACGTGCGCGTTCAGCAGCGGATCGTTCACATTTCTGTTTTCAATCCTGACCCGCGCTTGCCCGAGCTGGCAAACGCCTTGCAACCGCTGCTGAAAGAGCGGCTTGCCGCGCATGGCTATACGCTGTCGGCTTTAAAAGTGGAAGCACCGGCAGCAAAAAAGACGCTGATGCCTATCGATGCCGCGTTTGACAAGCGCTATAGCGAGGTGGATTACCGTATATGA
- a CDS encoding ribonuclease HII — protein MEQYTVKEIQALLRQIDDEHDPLLEAIVQDERKSVQQLVARWRKQKKQEEQAKRQWEEMTRYERQLYEKGIEWIAGIDEAGRGPLAGPVVAAAVILPKDAYIPGLNDSKKLSEAKRETLFHAIQSCAVSIGIGVVTAAEIDEINIYEATKKAMVKAVQQLSPQPHYLFIDAMTLPVPTPQQSIIKGDANSVSIAAASIIAKVTRDHFMKQLAKRYPQYGFDKNMGYGTRQHLEAIRAYGAIEEHRRSFSPVKEVLEEANE, from the coding sequence ATGGAGCAATATACGGTCAAAGAGATACAGGCACTGTTGCGGCAAATCGATGACGAACATGACCCGTTGCTTGAAGCGATCGTGCAAGATGAACGGAAAAGCGTGCAGCAACTGGTGGCACGCTGGCGGAAACAAAAAAAACAGGAAGAACAAGCAAAAAGGCAATGGGAAGAAATGACCCGCTATGAGAGGCAATTGTATGAGAAAGGAATCGAATGGATTGCCGGCATTGATGAAGCAGGAAGGGGGCCGCTTGCCGGTCCGGTCGTGGCCGCGGCGGTTATTTTGCCAAAAGACGCCTATATTCCCGGCTTAAATGATTCAAAAAAGCTGTCGGAAGCAAAGCGGGAAACGCTGTTTCACGCGATTCAATCATGCGCTGTTTCGATCGGTATCGGCGTTGTCACCGCAGCGGAAATCGATGAAATCAACATTTATGAAGCGACAAAGAAAGCGATGGTCAAGGCGGTACAGCAGCTTTCTCCGCAGCCGCACTATTTATTCATTGATGCGATGACACTTCCTGTCCCGACTCCGCAGCAAAGCATTATTAAAGGTGATGCCAACAGTGTTTCGATCGCTGCTGCCTCCATTATTGCCAAAGTGACGCGCGACCACTTTATGAAACAGCTGGCAAAGCGTTATCCGCAATACGGATTTGACAAAAATATGGGATATGGCACGCGGCAGCATTTGGAAGCTATTCGTGCGTACGGCGCCATTGAAGAGCATCGCCGATCATTTTCGCCGGTAAAAGAGGTGCTTGAAGAAGCGAACGAATGA
- the rimM gene encoding ribosome maturation factor RimM (Essential for efficient processing of 16S rRNA), with protein MERWFNVGKIVNTHGIRGEVRVISRTDFPEQRYKKGNTLYIFTEQSKEPIAVTVKSHRVHKSFDLLSFEGYDDINLVEKFKGAMLKVPESQLGELDEGEYYFHEIIGSTVVTEEGETIGIVKEILTPGANDVWVVKRNNGKEVLIPYIEDVVKNVDVETKTITIRPMEGLLE; from the coding sequence ATGGAAAGATGGTTTAACGTCGGCAAAATTGTCAACACGCATGGAATTCGCGGCGAAGTGCGCGTCATTTCACGGACCGATTTTCCAGAGCAGCGCTATAAAAAAGGAAATACGCTTTATATTTTTACCGAACAATCCAAAGAGCCGATTGCGGTGACGGTCAAAAGCCACCGCGTCCATAAATCGTTTGATTTACTTTCTTTTGAAGGATATGACGACATTAATCTTGTCGAGAAGTTTAAAGGAGCGATGTTAAAGGTGCCGGAAAGCCAGCTTGGCGAGCTGGATGAAGGAGAATATTATTTTCATGAAATTATCGGCAGTACGGTCGTTACTGAAGAAGGAGAAACGATCGGAATCGTGAAAGAAATTTTAACTCCGGGCGCCAACGATGTATGGGTGGTAAAACGGAATAACGGAAAAGAAGTGCTTATTCCGTATATAGAAGACGTTGTGAAAAATGTCGATGTAGAAACGAAAACCATTACCATTCGCCCGATGGAAGGGCTGCTCGAATGA